The following coding sequences are from one Bacteroidota bacterium window:
- a CDS encoding arsenite methyltransferase produces the protein MKNAKEIVKEKYSQIAMQSKAQNESSCCGATGCCSGVDYAIFSENYKKIKGYNPEADLGLGCGIPTEYAQIKEGDTVIDLGSGAGNDCFVARAIVGEKGKVLGIDFTEAMIDKARKNAEKLGFNNVEFRQGDIENMPVSDNLADVVISNCVLNLVPDKDKAFGEIFRVLKPGGHLSVSDIVIKGKLPEKIQQEAELYAGCVSGAIQLELYVQIMKDKGLKNIKIQKEKATPVPDEIFLKYISPEELEQFRKMGTGIFSITVYAEK, from the coding sequence ATGAAAAATGCAAAAGAAATTGTAAAAGAGAAGTACAGCCAGATTGCCATGCAATCCAAGGCTCAGAACGAATCCTCCTGTTGCGGGGCAACGGGTTGTTGTTCAGGGGTTGATTATGCTATCTTCAGTGAAAATTACAAGAAAATAAAAGGATATAACCCTGAGGCTGATTTGGGTTTAGGTTGCGGCATTCCTACCGAATATGCGCAAATTAAGGAAGGAGACACCGTAATTGACCTGGGGTCGGGTGCGGGCAATGATTGTTTCGTAGCCAGGGCAATAGTCGGAGAAAAAGGCAAAGTGCTGGGCATCGATTTCACGGAAGCTATGATAGACAAAGCCAGGAAAAACGCAGAGAAACTGGGATTCAACAATGTGGAATTCCGCCAGGGGGATATAGAAAATATGCCTGTATCGGACAACCTGGCCGATGTGGTGATCAGCAACTGCGTGTTGAACCTGGTACCGGATAAGGACAAGGCTTTCGGGGAAATCTTCAGGGTTTTAAAGCCTGGCGGGCATCTTTCCGTTTCGGATATAGTGATCAAAGGTAAGTTACCTGAAAAAATTCAGCAGGAAGCCGAGCTATATGCCGGTTGCGTTTCAGGTGCCATACAATTGGAACTATATGTTCAAATAATGAAGGATAAAGGACTGAAAAACATTAAAATACAAAAAGAAAAAGCCACTCCTGTTCCGGATGAAATTTTCCTGAAATACATTTCCCCTGAGGAGTTGGAGCAGTTCAGAAAAATGGGAACAGGGATTTTTAGCATTACGGTATATGCAGAGAAGTAG
- a CDS encoding metalloregulator ArsR/SmtB family transcription factor, with the protein MAYTKSTDYRDEEIILARFAKALGHPARIAILKYLASLDACCFGDIHKELPIAKATVSQHLAELKDAGLIRGSIAPPRVNYCIDWENWEKARQLFGDFWETENNNSPSPCCQ; encoded by the coding sequence ATGGCATACACAAAAAGTACAGATTACCGGGACGAAGAAATCATCCTGGCCCGTTTTGCCAAAGCCCTGGGGCATCCGGCACGCATTGCCATCCTGAAATACCTTGCATCGCTGGATGCTTGTTGTTTCGGCGATATACATAAGGAATTGCCCATAGCCAAAGCAACGGTTTCCCAGCACCTGGCCGAACTGAAGGATGCCGGGCTTATCCGCGGAAGTATTGCCCCTCCCAGGGTGAATTATTGCATTGATTGGGAAAACTGGGAAAAGGCCAGGCAACTATTTGGTGATTTCTGGGAAACAGAGAATAATAATAGTCCGTCACCTTGTTGTCAATAA